A window of the Yersinia rochesterensis genome harbors these coding sequences:
- the recR gene encoding recombination mediator RecR → MQTSPLLESLMEALRCLPGVGPKSAQRMAFQLLQRDRSGGMRLAQSLTRAMSEIGHCADCRTFTEQDHCTICSNPRRQQNGQICVVESPADIHAIEQTGQFGGRYFVLMGHLSPMDGIGPGDIGLDLLEKRLETETITEVILATNPTVEGDATANYIGQMCGQYGVLASRIAHGVPVGGELEMVDGTTLSHSLAGRNPIKF, encoded by the coding sequence ATGCAAACCAGTCCACTCCTTGAGTCATTAATGGAGGCGTTGCGCTGCTTGCCGGGTGTAGGCCCGAAATCAGCGCAGCGGATGGCATTCCAATTGCTACAACGTGACCGTAGTGGCGGAATGCGTCTGGCGCAGTCTTTGACTCGGGCAATGTCCGAAATCGGCCACTGTGCTGATTGCCGTACATTTACCGAGCAAGACCATTGCACGATATGTTCTAACCCACGACGGCAGCAAAATGGCCAAATCTGTGTGGTCGAAAGCCCGGCAGATATCCATGCTATCGAGCAAACCGGCCAGTTTGGTGGGCGTTATTTTGTGCTGATGGGGCATTTATCCCCCATGGATGGTATTGGCCCCGGTGATATTGGGTTAGATTTGCTGGAAAAACGGCTTGAAACTGAAACTATCACCGAAGTCATTTTGGCGACTAACCCGACAGTTGAAGGGGATGCTACCGCCAACTATATCGGCCAAATGTGCGGCCAATATGGGGTATTAGCCAGCCGTATTGCGCATGGCGTGCCGGTGGGGGGCGAGTTGGAAATGGTTGATGGCACCACCTTATCCCACTCGTTAGCCGGGCGAAATCCGATTAAGTTTTAA
- the hemH gene encoding ferrochelatase: MMESKLGVLMVNLGTPDAPTPQAVKRYLAEFLSDRRVVDTSRLLWWPLLRGIILPIRSPRVAKLYQSVWMDEGSPLLVYSRRQQKALAARMPDVPVELGMSYGSPNLPDAIDKLLAQGVTKLVVLPLYPQYSCSTSAAVWDAVARILKGYRRLPSVSFIRDYAEHPAYISALKQSVEHAFVQHGKPDRLVLSFHGIPKRYAQLGDDYPQRCEDTSRALRAELELPAEQIMMTYQSRFGREPWLTPYTDETLKSLPSQGIKHIQLICPGFSADCLETLEEIKEQNREIFLHAGGEKFEYIPALNDDEKHIDLLEQLVKQEMG; this comes from the coding sequence ATGATGGAAAGTAAGCTTGGCGTACTGATGGTTAATCTGGGAACACCGGATGCCCCTACACCACAAGCGGTCAAACGTTATCTGGCCGAGTTCCTGAGTGACCGCCGGGTGGTAGATACATCGCGATTACTTTGGTGGCCATTGTTGCGCGGTATTATCTTGCCCATTCGATCACCGCGTGTGGCCAAATTATATCAATCTGTCTGGATGGATGAAGGCTCGCCTTTATTGGTCTATAGCCGTCGGCAGCAAAAAGCATTAGCGGCGCGTATGCCTGATGTCCCTGTTGAATTAGGTATGAGCTATGGTTCGCCAAATCTACCGGATGCCATTGATAAATTACTCGCGCAAGGTGTCACTAAGCTGGTGGTATTACCGCTTTATCCACAATATTCTTGTTCGACAAGTGCGGCAGTATGGGATGCAGTGGCGCGAATTTTGAAAGGCTATCGCCGTTTACCATCGGTTTCTTTTATCCGGGATTATGCCGAGCATCCCGCTTATATCTCCGCTTTGAAACAAAGTGTTGAGCACGCTTTTGTTCAACATGGTAAACCAGACAGGTTAGTGCTGTCTTTTCATGGGATTCCTAAACGCTATGCACAATTAGGGGATGACTATCCGCAACGTTGTGAAGATACCAGCCGTGCATTACGGGCTGAGCTAGAATTACCTGCGGAGCAAATTATGATGACTTATCAGTCTCGATTTGGCCGCGAGCCTTGGCTCACGCCTTATACTGACGAGACATTAAAAAGCCTACCTTCCCAAGGTATTAAGCATATTCAGCTCATTTGCCCCGGTTTTTCTGCAGACTGTCTGGAAACTCTGGAAGAGATTAAAGAGCAGAACCGAGAAATTTTCTTACATGCTGGTGGTGAGAAGTTTGAATATATTCCCGCGCTGAACGATGATGAAAAGCATATTGATCTGTTAGAGCAGTTGGTAAAACAAGAGATGGGTTAA
- the dnaX gene encoding DNA polymerase III subunit gamma/tau has translation MSYQVLARKWRPKTFADVVGQEHVLTALANGLSLGRIHHAYLFSGTRGVGKTSIARLLAKGLNCETGITATPCGTCANCQEIEQGRFVDLIEIDAASRTKVEDTRELLDNVQYAPARGRFKVYLIDEVHMLSRHSFNALLKTLEEPPAHVKFLLATTDPQKLPVTILSRCLQFHLKVIDVEVIRVQLEKILLAEQISSDARALQLLARAADGSMRDALSLADQAIAMGDGHVTTATVSQMLGTLDDEQPLAIIEALVTADGARVMAQLEQAASRGVDWENLLVETLSLLHRIAMVQLLPSMLDNHYATIEPRLRELARTLPPTDIQLYYQTLLVGRKELAYAPDRRMGVEMTLLRALAFHPKAIIAEPQITERQMVPVSAPAAQADNTQPRPIEAPNYAQQVPQHEAPPLGAVVPVNTVLPDSTAQLLQARTQLLRQSGTTTPKKNEPAAPGKARPANSALERLASVTERSQQRLAAKSTEEKKPAKKEAYRWTAQNQPEVSAEPVATPKALRSALEHEKTPELSAKLAQEAMARDPWAAEIGKLQMPKLVQQLALNAFKEEIEPGNICLHLRSAQRHLNSPSAQKALAEALSELHGNAVTLSVIEDDNLAQRTPLEWRQAIYEEKLAQARQSIIADNNIQTLRRFFDAELDEDSIRPV, from the coding sequence ATGAGCTATCAGGTCCTTGCCCGTAAGTGGCGCCCCAAAACGTTTGCAGACGTCGTTGGTCAGGAACATGTCCTGACGGCGTTGGCTAATGGCCTTTCATTAGGGCGAATTCATCACGCCTATTTGTTCTCTGGCACCCGCGGGGTAGGTAAGACTTCTATAGCCCGGCTGTTGGCCAAAGGGCTTAATTGCGAAACGGGTATTACTGCTACCCCTTGTGGCACCTGTGCGAACTGCCAGGAAATCGAGCAAGGCCGTTTTGTTGACTTGATCGAAATTGATGCAGCCTCTCGGACTAAAGTCGAAGATACCCGAGAACTGCTGGATAATGTTCAATATGCGCCAGCCCGTGGCCGCTTCAAGGTCTATTTGATCGACGAAGTTCATATGCTGTCACGGCACAGTTTCAATGCATTACTGAAGACTCTCGAAGAGCCGCCAGCCCATGTGAAATTCCTGCTGGCGACGACAGATCCACAGAAGCTGCCCGTCACCATACTGTCTCGTTGTTTGCAGTTTCACCTTAAGGTCATTGATGTTGAGGTGATTCGTGTCCAGCTCGAAAAAATACTGTTAGCCGAGCAAATCAGTAGTGATGCTCGCGCATTGCAATTACTAGCACGAGCCGCTGATGGCAGTATGCGAGATGCACTCAGTTTGGCCGATCAAGCTATTGCGATGGGAGATGGTCATGTCACGACCGCTACCGTCAGCCAAATGCTGGGAACATTGGATGATGAACAGCCATTGGCCATTATTGAAGCGCTGGTGACTGCGGATGGCGCGCGAGTGATGGCTCAGTTGGAGCAAGCGGCGTCACGGGGTGTTGACTGGGAAAACCTATTAGTCGAAACCTTGAGTTTACTGCACCGCATTGCGATGGTGCAGTTATTGCCATCCATGCTGGATAATCACTACGCCACCATTGAACCTCGACTACGCGAGTTGGCGCGAACACTGCCGCCGACTGATATTCAGCTGTACTACCAGACATTGCTGGTGGGGCGAAAAGAGTTGGCATATGCCCCGGATCGCCGCATGGGGGTTGAAATGACCCTATTGCGCGCATTGGCGTTTCACCCTAAAGCGATAATTGCCGAGCCGCAGATTACCGAGCGGCAAATGGTGCCAGTCAGTGCTCCTGCGGCCCAGGCCGATAATACGCAGCCGCGCCCTATAGAAGCGCCGAACTATGCTCAACAGGTGCCGCAGCATGAGGCTCCGCCATTAGGTGCCGTTGTACCGGTCAATACCGTGCTCCCAGATTCCACGGCGCAATTACTTCAAGCGCGCACGCAGTTATTGCGGCAATCGGGGACGACCACACCAAAAAAGAATGAGCCGGCGGCGCCAGGAAAAGCGCGGCCGGCAAACTCAGCATTGGAGCGCTTAGCTTCGGTGACTGAGCGTAGCCAGCAGCGCCTGGCGGCTAAATCTACGGAAGAAAAAAAGCCAGCGAAGAAAGAAGCTTATCGTTGGACGGCGCAGAATCAACCGGAGGTATCGGCTGAGCCTGTTGCTACACCAAAAGCATTGCGCTCTGCGTTGGAGCATGAAAAAACGCCCGAACTTTCTGCTAAATTGGCTCAAGAGGCGATGGCGCGAGATCCATGGGCAGCAGAGATAGGTAAGCTACAAATGCCTAAATTAGTGCAGCAACTTGCGCTGAATGCATTTAAAGAAGAAATAGAACCGGGTAATATTTGCCTTCACTTGCGTTCTGCCCAGCGCCATTTGAACTCGCCTTCGGCGCAAAAGGCACTGGCAGAGGCATTGAGCGAATTACACGGGAATGCTGTCACACTTAGCGTTATCGAAGATGATAATCTGGCGCAGCGTACTCCGTTGGAATGGCGGCAGGCCATATATGAAGAAAAGCTGGCACAAGCACGCCAGTCAATTATTGCGGATAATAATATTCAGACACTGCGTCGTTTCTTCGACGCCGAACTGGATGAAGACAGTATCCGACCGGTTTAA
- the adk gene encoding adenylate kinase has translation MRIILLGAPGAGKGTQAQFIMEKYGIPQISTGDMLRAAVKAGSELGLKAKEIMDAGKLVTDELVIALVKERITQDDCRDGFLLDGFPRTIPQADAMKEAGIKVDYVLEFDVPDDLIVDRIVGRRVHAASGRVYHIKFNPPKVEDKDDVTGEELTIRKDDQEATVRKRLIEYHQQTAPLVSYYRKEADAGNTQYFKLDGTRKVAEVSAELATILG, from the coding sequence ATGCGTATCATTCTGCTGGGCGCTCCGGGCGCTGGTAAGGGTACTCAGGCTCAATTCATCATGGAGAAATACGGTATTCCGCAAATCTCTACTGGTGATATGTTGCGCGCCGCTGTAAAAGCAGGTTCTGAGTTAGGTCTGAAAGCGAAAGAAATTATGGATGCCGGCAAGCTGGTCACTGATGAGCTGGTCATTGCATTGGTTAAAGAGCGCATTACACAGGACGATTGCCGTGACGGTTTCCTGCTAGATGGGTTCCCACGTACTATTCCTCAAGCTGATGCCATGAAAGAAGCCGGTATCAAGGTTGATTATGTGCTGGAATTTGACGTTCCGGACGATCTGATTGTTGATCGCATTGTCGGGCGTCGGGTACATGCTGCTTCAGGTCGTGTTTACCACATTAAATTCAACCCGCCTAAAGTTGAAGATAAAGATGATGTAACCGGCGAAGAACTGACCATCCGTAAAGATGATCAAGAAGCCACTGTTCGTAAACGTTTGATCGAATATCATCAGCAAACTGCACCATTGGTGTCTTACTATCGTAAAGAAGCTGATGCAGGTAATACGCAATATTTTAAACTGGACGGAACCCGCAAAGTAGCAGAAGTCAGTGCAGAACTGGCGACTATTCTCGGTTAA
- a CDS encoding YbaB/EbfC family nucleoid-associated protein, giving the protein MFGKGGIGNLMKQAQQMQEKMQQMQEEVAKLEVTGESGAGLVKVTINGAHNCRRVEIDPSLLVEEDKEMLEDLIAAALNDAARRIDETQKEKMASVSSGMQLPPGFKMPF; this is encoded by the coding sequence ATGTTTGGTAAAGGCGGTATTGGCAATTTAATGAAGCAAGCCCAGCAGATGCAGGAAAAAATGCAGCAGATGCAGGAAGAAGTCGCCAAATTGGAAGTGACCGGTGAATCTGGCGCGGGCTTGGTAAAAGTAACCATCAATGGGGCGCATAACTGCCGCCGGGTTGAAATCGACCCAAGCTTGTTGGTTGAAGAAGATAAAGAAATGCTGGAAGATTTGATTGCTGCTGCATTGAACGACGCTGCTCGCCGTATCGATGAAACGCAAAAAGAGAAAATGGCTTCTGTATCCAGTGGTATGCAATTACCACCAGGCTTTAAGATGCCGTTCTGA
- the htpG gene encoding molecular chaperone HtpG: MKGQETRGFQSEVKQLLHLMIHSLYSNKEIFLRELISNASDAADKLRFRALSQPELFEGDGELRVRLSFDKEKRTLTLSDNGIGMSREEVIDNLGTIAKSGTKAFLESIGSDQAKDSQLIGQFGVGFYSAFIVADKVTVRTRAAGAPVDAGVFWESAGEGDYTIADITKEDRGTEITLHLREGEDEYLDDWRLRSVISKYSDHIALPVEIQSKNEEDGTVTWEKINKAQALWTRGKAEITDDEYNAFYKHIAHDFTDPLIWSHNRVEGKQEYTSLLYIPAQAPWDMWNRDHKHGLKLYVQRVFIMDDAEQFMPNYLRFVRGLIDSNDLPLNVSREILQDSRVTQNLRSALTKRVLQMLEKLAKDDAEKYQQFWQQFGMALKEGPAEDSSNKEIIAKLLRFASTHTDSSAQTVSLEDYVSRMAEGQEKIYYITADSYAAAKNSPHLELFRKKGIEVLLLSDRIDEWMMSYLTEFDGKVFQSVSKADDSLNKLADEERPEQQEADKALEPFVERVKTLLGERVKDVRLTHRLTDTPAIVTTDADEMSTQMAKLFAAAGQQAPEVKYIFELNPEHGLVKRAADVADDTQFAEWVELLLDQALLAERGTLEDPNQFIRRMNQLLTA; encoded by the coding sequence ATGAAAGGTCAAGAAACCCGTGGATTTCAGTCAGAAGTTAAACAGCTTCTCCATTTGATGATTCACTCGCTTTATTCCAATAAAGAAATTTTCTTGCGCGAGCTTATCTCCAACGCCTCTGATGCGGCAGATAAACTCCGTTTCCGCGCGCTATCTCAGCCAGAGTTATTTGAAGGTGATGGTGAGTTGCGTGTGCGTTTATCTTTTGATAAAGAAAAGCGTACTTTGACCCTAAGTGATAACGGCATTGGCATGAGCCGTGAAGAAGTCATTGATAATCTTGGTACTATCGCGAAGTCAGGGACTAAAGCATTCCTTGAATCTATTGGTTCAGATCAAGCTAAAGATAGTCAATTAATCGGCCAGTTTGGTGTGGGCTTCTATTCTGCTTTCATCGTGGCAGATAAAGTGACTGTTCGTACCCGCGCAGCTGGCGCACCAGTAGATGCTGGCGTGTTCTGGGAATCAGCAGGTGAGGGCGATTACACCATCGCGGATATCACCAAAGAAGATCGCGGTACAGAAATCACATTGCACCTGCGCGAAGGTGAAGATGAATATCTTGATGACTGGCGTTTGCGCTCTGTTATCAGCAAATATTCAGACCATATTGCACTGCCAGTCGAAATCCAAAGTAAAAATGAAGAAGATGGCACGGTAACCTGGGAGAAAATTAACAAAGCCCAGGCATTGTGGACGCGCGGTAAAGCGGAAATAACTGACGACGAATACAACGCATTCTACAAGCATATTGCCCATGACTTCACTGACCCACTGATTTGGAGTCATAACCGCGTAGAAGGTAAGCAAGAGTACACCAGCCTGCTGTACATCCCGGCGCAAGCGCCTTGGGATATGTGGAATCGTGACCACAAACACGGCTTGAAACTGTACGTCCAGCGCGTGTTTATCATGGATGACGCAGAGCAGTTTATGCCAAATTATCTGCGGTTTGTCCGTGGCCTGATTGATTCCAATGACCTGCCGCTGAACGTTTCGCGTGAGATCTTGCAAGACAGCCGCGTGACTCAGAACCTGCGCAGCGCGCTGACCAAACGTGTGCTGCAAATGTTGGAAAAACTGGCTAAAGATGATGCTGAGAAATATCAGCAGTTCTGGCAACAGTTCGGTATGGCACTAAAAGAGGGGCCAGCTGAAGATAGTAGCAACAAAGAGATTATTGCCAAGTTGCTGCGCTTTGCTTCAACCCATACAGACAGCTCCGCGCAGACTGTGTCATTAGAAGATTATGTCAGCCGTATGGCCGAAGGGCAGGAGAAGATTTATTACATCACGGCTGATAGCTATGCTGCGGCTAAGAACAGCCCACATCTGGAACTGTTCCGTAAAAAAGGTATTGAAGTCTTACTGTTATCCGATCGCATTGACGAGTGGATGATGAGTTACCTGACTGAGTTCGATGGTAAAGTCTTCCAGTCAGTCAGTAAAGCGGATGATTCACTGAACAAACTGGCTGATGAAGAGCGCCCAGAGCAGCAAGAAGCAGATAAAGCGCTGGAGCCTTTTGTTGAGCGTGTGAAAACCCTGCTGGGTGAGCGAGTTAAAGATGTCCGCCTAACACACCGCCTAACGGATACACCGGCGATTGTCACCACGGATGCGGATGAAATGAGCACGCAGATGGCGAAATTGTTCGCAGCTGCTGGCCAACAAGCACCGGAAGTGAAATACATCTTTGAATTGAACCCAGAGCACGGTTTAGTCAAACGCGCCGCTGATGTTGCGGATGACACTCAATTTGCTGAATGGGTTGAGTTATTACTGGATCAAGCGCTCTTGGCTGAACGAGGGACCTTAGAGGATCCTAACCAGTTCATTCGCCGTATGAACCAGCTACTAACTGCTTAA